A single region of the Oncorhynchus mykiss isolate Arlee unplaced genomic scaffold, USDA_OmykA_1.1 un_scaffold_190, whole genome shotgun sequence genome encodes:
- the LOC118947711 gene encoding zinc finger protein 658B-like — MTRKERPDSEEPERSEPVRRHHCSQCGKSFNHLGNLKNHKRTHAEKSYNCSHCAKSFTHLCNLKLHERRHTGDKPYQCSQCGKRFVESTELKVHKRIHTGEKPYNCSHCAKSFTHLCNLKSHERRHTGDKPYQCSQCGKRFVELTELKVHKRIHTGEKPYHCSQCGKSFSTLNVLKMHERIHTGEKPFQCSQCVKTFSRPGDLKMHERIHTGEKPYHCSQCGKSFTWLKVLKMHERRHTGEKPFQCSQCGKRFIASTELKVHKRIHTGGKPFQCSQCVKTFSRPGDLKLHERMHTGEKPYHCSQCGKSFTRLNVLKMHETIHTGEKPFQCSQCVKTFSRPGDLKLHERIHTGEKPYHCSQCGKSFTQLGSLKSHKRIHSGEKPYHCSKCGIAFSELKTLKMHERIHTGEKPYHCSHCGKSFRQSQQLKQHERIHTGEKPYHCSQCGMSFRQLTGLKGHMQMHSGEKSNTCSHCGKSFLRLSTLKSHEHIHTYNKEKLYQCSVCGKWFTQLEALIMHDRTHTGGDKTYHCSQCGKRFNWLRHLNKHERIHTQEEKTYHCSHCGKTFSKSEDLKSHERIERLCSDLCF, encoded by the exons ATGACACGTA AAGAGAGACCCgactcagaggaaccagagaggtcTGAACCAGTGAGACGACaccactgttcccagtgtggaaagagttttaaccattTAGGAAATCTTAAAAACCACAAGAGAACACACGCAGAGAAGTCTTACAACTGCTCTCACTGTGCAAAGAGTTTTACTCATTTATGTAACCTAAAATTGCATGAGAGACGACACACAGGAGATAAGCCTTACCAATGCTCTCAGTGTGGTAAGAGATTTGTTGAGTCAACAGAACTGAAAGTTcataagagaatacacacaggggaaaagccGTACAACTGCTCTCACTGTGCAAAGAGTTTTACTCATTTATGTAACCTAAAATCGCATGAGAGACGACACACAGGAGATAAGCCTTACCAATGCTCTCAGTGTGGTAAGAGATTTGTTGAGTTAACAGAACTGAAAGTTcataagagaatacacacaggggaaaagccgtaccactgttcccagtgtggaaagagtttttcaACATTAAATGTCTTGAAaatgcatgagagaatacacacaggggaaaaaccattccaatgctcccagtgtgtaAAGACATTTTCCCGACCAGGGGACCTGAAAatgcacgagagaatacacacaggggaaaagccgtaccactgttcccagtgtggaaagagttttacatgGTTAAAGGTCTTGAAAATGCATGAGAGACGACACACAGGGGAAAAACCATTCCAATGCTCTCAGTGTGGTAAGAGATTTATTGCGTCAACAGAACTGAAAGTTcataagagaatacacacagggggaAAACCATTCCAATGCTCTCAGTGTGTAAAGACATTTTCCCGACCAGGGGACCTGAAATTACACGAGAGAATGCACACAGGGGAAAAGCCGtaccactgttcccagtgtggaaagagttttacaagGTTAAACGTCTTGAAAATGCATGAGAcaatacacacaggggaaaaaccATTCCAATGCTCTCAGTGTGTAAAGACATTTTCCCGACCAGGGGACCTGAAAttacacgagagaatacacacaggggaaaagccgtaccactgttcccagtgtggaaagagttttactcagttagGGAGTCTGAAAAGTCATAAGCGAATACattctggagagaagccttatcactgctccAAATGTGGAATTGCCTTTTCAGAGTTAAAAACCTTGAAaatgcatgagagaatacacacaggtgagaagccgtaccactgttcccactgtggaaagagttttagacAATCGCAACAGCTGAaacaacacgagagaatacacacaggagaaaagccttaccactgttcccagtgtggaatgAGTTTTAGGCAGTTAACGGGCCTCAAAGGTCATATGCAAATGCACTCTGGAGAGAAGTCAAACACATGTTCtcattgtggaaagagttttctGAGGTTAAGCACTCTGAAATCGCATgagcatatacacacatacaacaAGGAAAAGCTCTACCAATGTTCCGTGTGTGGAAAGTGGTTTACCCAGTTAGAAGCCCTGATTATGcatgacaggacacacacaggaggggATAAGacctaccactgctcccagtgtggaaagagatttaACTGGTTAAGGCACCTGAATAAGCATGAAAGAatacatacacaggaggagaagacataccactgctctcattgtggaaagacattttccaagtcagaggacctgaaatcacatgagagaatagagaggctGTGTTCTGACTTGTGTTTCTGA